The Pseudofrankia inefficax genome window below encodes:
- a CDS encoding cellulose binding domain-containing protein — protein MWSKQGRHRRRRRQIISGTAAALAAATGLVLALTVPGTASAAVLGAAYTRTQAWETGYSADYTVTNTTGSARGFTLEFDLPAGARLTSLWNAQYQVGGQHVTVTPATWQPELAPGAAVDVGFVVSTTGTVADPTGCRIDGGPCAPGGDPAGPTSAPSATTAVPPATPPATAPASPPVTETATAPPATSQPATAPPATASPGAGSNRFAPYIDTSLYPPFDLVSAARATGVRTYTLAFVLAGGGGCTPRWGGVSELNQDGVPGQIGQLRALGGDVRVSFGGANGTELASACASPAALATAYGQVISAYGLSRVDFDIEGAALSDAAAVDRRDQAIAELQRDATAQGRPLDVSFTLPVLPSGLTQPGVALLENARERGVAVGSVNVMAMDFGDGVAPNPDGQMGSYAIDAATATQAQVKGVFGLSDTDAWSRLAVTPMIGVNDTSTEVFRQADARQLAAFATGHGLAWLSMWSLTRDQPCPGGPAGFAQPTCSSLDQQPLEFTRIFAAG, from the coding sequence ATGTGGTCGAAGCAGGGTCGGCACCGCCGGCGCCGCCGCCAGATCATCTCCGGCACGGCGGCCGCGTTGGCCGCGGCGACCGGGCTCGTGCTGGCCCTCACCGTTCCCGGCACGGCCTCGGCTGCCGTCCTCGGCGCTGCCTACACGCGGACGCAGGCCTGGGAGACCGGCTACTCCGCCGACTACACGGTGACGAACACGACCGGGTCCGCCCGCGGGTTCACCCTGGAGTTCGACCTGCCGGCCGGGGCGCGGCTGACCTCGCTGTGGAACGCCCAGTATCAGGTGGGCGGCCAGCACGTGACCGTCACACCCGCGACGTGGCAGCCCGAGCTCGCGCCCGGCGCGGCGGTCGATGTCGGCTTCGTGGTGAGCACGACGGGCACGGTCGCCGACCCGACCGGCTGCCGGATCGATGGCGGCCCCTGCGCGCCGGGCGGCGACCCCGCCGGGCCCACCTCGGCGCCGTCGGCCACCACCGCCGTCCCCCCGGCCACGCCGCCCGCCACCGCGCCGGCCTCACCGCCGGTGACCGAGACGGCCACCGCGCCGCCCGCTACGTCGCAGCCCGCCACCGCGCCGCCGGCGACCGCCTCGCCCGGCGCCGGCTCAAACCGTTTCGCGCCCTACATCGACACCTCGCTGTACCCGCCGTTCGACCTGGTCTCGGCCGCGCGGGCAACCGGAGTGCGGACGTACACGCTCGCGTTCGTGCTTGCCGGCGGGGGCGGCTGCACCCCGAGGTGGGGCGGGGTGTCCGAGCTGAACCAGGACGGGGTGCCAGGTCAGATCGGTCAGCTGCGCGCGCTGGGCGGTGACGTACGGGTCTCGTTCGGGGGCGCGAACGGCACCGAACTCGCGAGCGCCTGCGCCAGCCCGGCCGCGTTGGCCACGGCGTACGGCCAGGTCATCAGCGCCTACGGCCTGAGCCGGGTGGACTTCGACATCGAGGGCGCGGCGCTGTCCGACGCCGCGGCGGTCGACCGGCGTGACCAGGCCATCGCCGAGCTCCAGCGGGACGCGACGGCCCAGGGCCGGCCGCTGGACGTGTCGTTCACCCTGCCGGTGCTGCCCTCCGGACTGACCCAGCCGGGCGTGGCCCTCCTGGAGAACGCGCGGGAGCGCGGTGTCGCAGTCGGCTCAGTCAATGTCATGGCGATGGACTTCGGCGACGGCGTCGCACCGAACCCTGACGGCCAGATGGGCAGCTACGCCATCGACGCGGCAACCGCGACGCAGGCTCAGGTGAAGGGCGTGTTCGGGCTCTCGGACACCGACGCCTGGTCGCGTCTCGCCGTCACGCCGATGATCGGCGTCAACGACACGAGCACCGAGGTGTTCCGTCAGGCTGACGCCCGCCAGCTCGCCGCATTCGCCACCGGCCACGGGCTGGCCTGGTTGTCGATGTGGTCGCTGACCCGCGACCAGCCGTGCCCCGGCGGACCGGCCGGCTTCGCCCAGCCGACCTGCAGCAGCCTCGACCAGCAGCCGCTGGAGTTCACCCGGATCTTCGCCGCCGGCTGA
- the argC gene encoding N-acetyl-gamma-glutamyl-phosphate reductase, producing the protein MGMTAAVIGGSGYGGGELLRLLLAHPEIEIGAVAAHTNVGEDIADLHPHLPSLYGQTFVDTAAAVASGAEVIFLALPHGRSAEVAATIPTGIKVVDLGADFRLESAEAWAKAYGGAHAGTWTYGMPELPGARAAIAAAERVAAPGCYPTAVTLAYAPLVAAGVIDPSDLVTVAASGTSGAGRAAKASLLGSEVMGDVTAYKVGRHQHRPEIVQNLTKVAATGVPGPAATVRVSFTASLAPMPRGILATCTARPTGKASTDGLGADLVAGILRAYYDDEPFVTVLPAGRWPRTSATLGSNTVHLQATYDEDADRVVVVSALDNLTKGAAGQAIQCANLMLGLPETMGLPLTGLAP; encoded by the coding sequence ATGGGCATGACAGCGGCGGTCATCGGCGGCAGCGGCTACGGCGGCGGCGAGCTCCTTCGCCTGCTGCTCGCGCACCCGGAGATCGAGATCGGCGCGGTGGCCGCGCACACCAACGTCGGCGAGGACATCGCGGACCTCCACCCGCACCTGCCCAGCCTGTATGGGCAGACGTTCGTGGACACCGCCGCCGCGGTCGCGAGCGGTGCCGAGGTGATCTTCCTGGCGCTGCCGCACGGCCGCTCCGCCGAGGTCGCGGCCACCATCCCGACCGGCATCAAGGTCGTCGACCTGGGCGCGGACTTCCGGCTGGAGAGCGCCGAGGCCTGGGCCAAGGCCTACGGCGGCGCGCACGCCGGCACCTGGACCTACGGCATGCCCGAGCTGCCCGGCGCCCGCGCCGCCATCGCCGCCGCCGAGCGGGTCGCCGCCCCCGGCTGCTATCCGACCGCGGTGACGCTCGCGTACGCCCCGCTCGTCGCCGCCGGCGTCATCGACCCGTCGGACCTGGTGACGGTCGCCGCCAGCGGCACCTCGGGCGCCGGCCGCGCCGCCAAGGCCAGCCTGCTCGGCTCCGAGGTGATGGGCGACGTGACGGCCTACAAGGTCGGCCGCCACCAGCACCGGCCCGAGATCGTCCAGAACCTCACCAAGGTCGCAGCCACCGGCGTGCCGGGCCCGGCGGCGACGGTGAGGGTGTCGTTCACAGCCTCGCTCGCCCCGATGCCGCGCGGCATCCTCGCGACCTGCACGGCGAGGCCCACAGGCAAGGCCTCCACCGACGGCCTCGGCGCCGACCTGGTCGCCGGCATCCTGCGCGCCTACTACGACGACGAGCCGTTCGTGACCGTGCTGCCCGCCGGCCGGTGGCCGCGCACCTCGGCCACGCTCGGCAGCAACACCGTCCACCTGCAGGCGACCTACGACGAGGACGCCGACCGGGTCGTCGTCGTCTCGGCGCTCGACAACCTGACCAAGGGCGCCGCCGGCCAGGCGATCCAGTGCGCCAACCTGATGCTCGGCCTGCCGGAGACCATGGGCCTCCCGCTGACCGGCCTCGCCCCCTGA